The Glycine soja cultivar W05 chromosome 19, ASM419377v2, whole genome shotgun sequence genomic sequence TGTGTGGTTTATGCAAGTGATTTAGTAATTGAGATACTTACCCTCCAACATACTGAAGAAGCTCTTTCTGTTTTGGTGCAACTGCATCTCGATTCCTATCCTGTATTATCAGTTCAAGCTCATCTATACCAGCTTCCAGCTTACTAAGCAGTTCAACGCCATGTTCTTTCTTTGATTCAGCTAAACCGGATACAATTAAAGTCTTCCCTTGCTTGAGAGTTCGAGACGCCTGCCTCACATTCTACATTCCACGTAAAGTAAATCAATTTTTATCCCTAAGGGAAATGAAACATAAAATCCCATGCACAAGCCACATAGACAATACACTTCTACAGATAAAAAACAAGAATCTTTAATCTTATGTCTTACTCTTTCGACAGAGTCAAGTGCCTTGACTCCAGCAATCTTGAGACTCTCCGTGATATCTTCAAGTGGCTTTTGCACTTCTCTAATGGCCTTATTGTCAATAGGAAGAGCATATCTCAACAATGCCCCAGGATCCTTAATCGGTGGTCCGGAAATCAAAACAGAGAGATCAGACAACACAGGATTAGCTGCTTGGGCAATGGTGGGACCATCCAATGTAGGAACTCCTGTTATTAACCCAACTGCCAGTGCAATAGATATCGCACACTGCTTCAAGGAAAATGACCTCCCattctgcaccaaaatataactCAATAAGCTTTGGTGCAGCAATCATATATTGCAGCAATCTAAAGTCGCATTGTAAACATAAGAACACAAGgtcaagagaaaacaaataaagtaCATAAACTGATTCATTTAAATCAGAAAGAACATAAAAGTAGAAGTACATACAGATAACAACCTAGAAACTTAGCAAAAGCATATGATTCCTAACTATTCAACAttgacaagcaaaactgtaaattgaAGCTTTAAGCACAGTAAGTCATTAGTAGTGCAGCTGTTGGCACACTATTATTTTGCTTACTATGCTTTAAACTCTAGGCTGAaacacttgactcaagtaactTAAGTGAAAGGTTGGTTGGATGGTAAAAGGAGAAGAGAGGGAGGGAAAGGTCAAGGGTTCGATTTTCCCCTCTAACAAAAAAACTAACGAATAACAACTaacttttgctgataaaaaaaaaaaaaagtaacttaaGTGCATTTGGGGCAAATGCAAGTCCCAAATATCCACTCTCTCGGTATAATAGCACAAGAGAAATTTAAACCTTTCAAACTACTCAAACCCTTGCCATTAGCCCACTCTCAGTGCCTTATTTGAGGCTTATCTTCCACACTGTGATGTATAGAACTTACACTCTTTTTACCTTGTGAAATTCAGTTCTGCcattctcatttatttatttttcaacaaacTGATTATACTCAAACATGtaatgaacgaaaaaagaatAGTAAAATGCAATTGCAAACTTCATCTCCCAAATGAATTCATTCTGAAGaatgttaaacaaaaaaaaataaaaatgctaaTGGGGCATCACATCTCCAACCCCCAGATGAGCATAATCATCATTCATGTGAAACAAGGAGCatctaaagttaaaaaaaaaaaaaaaatcaaatttttaagagACTCACATGGTTGTTCTGAGATTCAGAATGATGGGGTGGTTGGTAAGAGCAACGAGCATTGAAACCTCGGAGTCCTCGAAGTGGGTACGATAAACGCCTAGAATGTGTGTTGTTGGAATTGAACCATTTGGGACTGAGGGAAGCACAGTAGTGGCAGGGGATGATGGCTGCCATTGAAATGAtgtcaaaaaaacaaaacaaaattcagAGAACAATTCTCATGTGACACAAAAATGGAGAGAAAGAGACAGACAGTGTGGAAGTTAAGTCAGATAAGGTTTTGGGCAAACTTTGAGGTTTGTGTTTTGTAAGGGAGTGGCTGCAAACTGGAGTCACCATTGAGGGAAATCCATCGTCCATTCATCTTGATGCTTCTTTGGATAAGATAACATAGCATTGGGTCCATGCAAGggacacattttttattttacattaaattattttgtaagaaGTTTGGTATTttacccactttttttttttaattttcttgaaaaGTTAGGTCAACATTTAAAGAAGAACTCTTTGAtatagcaaaaaataaaaaagaagaagaattctttgataaattaagaaccttatttttttatttttttaataaagaaataaaaaataattttaagaaaaaataatttgaaatgttttttttaaataaatgtatatcttattatttaactttgtagataaaaaatttgattaagaTAAAAAGTTTTACTAAAAtggttagttatattttttaacagaaattaattattaactaaattaataaatatttcaagtcAATGCTATAGTGActcaaaatatcttttttttcttaattctcaTTATAAACTAATCATTGTGGCATAATAAAatagagaatttaatttaaaatgaactaagttaaaattaacaaatagttttactttatttttaaagtgacttgtgaataaaaaaaatcaaaatatgaccTAAAAATATTTGACCtgcctaaaaatatattaataagtaTCACACATATTTTACCATCATTTGTAAATATagagtaaaatataaatttgggaatatatgagaaaaagaatattttttcgagtagaaatatataaaattttaaaaaattaattttaaaaatggtaaaaaaatcatttaatgatTTGAGCCAAACTAATTTAGATTTATGACTGAACCGGTTTCGGTTTGggttgaatattaaaaaaaaaaacttaaaaaacggCCTAACATGACACAacttcatttaattgatttggaTTAATATTTTCTCCACACTCTAGTTGAGGCAAGCCCTAATGTTGATTTAAAAGTTTGTTTTGATGGCCAAGTTCAGTATTGAATTAGATAGGATAAATTAGTGGAGAAAAAGCCTTcaataataattcatttaatcttaaattttcaattattataacTACTAAATGAGTCCTACAGGCTTATAATATACATAATCTATTCATAACTTGgaatataaaattagttaaaaaatattttcgttAAAATTCTTtgtaaatttcattaaaataagtttgaaaaaaacttattaaacaATCATATGTTCATTTTGATAACTCcataagtttaataaaaaaaatcatttttcaaacaCTCCTAAcacaaataacaacaaaaactaTGCTCGTCAcacaaacactttttaattattattattattaggcttaaaatacacttttaatccaaaaaaatataatttcaattataaaaattatataattttaatttctctatcAATCTTTTGTTAAaagtttaacaaattttattgatatgACCATATAGATGACAtgacaaattatttaattttgataaatgacATTGATATAATGATATGAGACTAATATGACATGATACATATGTTAATATTATAGTTTGGATATGTTGATCAAACTAATCTAATTTTCAGGACAATAATGAATTGTAGTGacataatgaaaaatatagatAGATTATATAGATAGACATGTGTTGAgtaataattcaattaaaattcaagCTAGCATACTCACCAAAATTTAATAGGAATACCTATAACAATTTtcttcataaaataaaacatctgGATAGATAAACTTGACAATGCTTATCTTTCTGCTAGTTGAATTCTTGCAAGTTATTATAGTAATTTTTCATGGCAACGTTTGTATTATTGAGCAAATCATTGATCATAAGGAAactactttttaatttattgattaaatcatagttgaattaaaatcaaacctataataaataaatacatatttgaaatactgtataattttttcaatgataactactaatataaattataagttaccaaaaaaatgtatattacaTGTGCTATAAGTACTAGAAATTCATAAATTgagttctaaaaaaaataaacataaattgaTTAAGTATAAGGGGGGGTGGGGGAAGGGGACTAACCTCCCCTGTGTTTTTCCTAAATGACACAAACCACCCCTCTAgtttttgaaaagcataaacATTCCCTAATATTAACTTTGGTTTGCCTTTTCCATGCTCTGTGATGTCTTCTAGCAACAAGAGTAATAATTTAGATTATATGGTTACCCTTCTCATAAAGAAATGATATAGGAaggaaatgcttttttttttttaaggttttgaTTGTGGTCTCTGTTTTATCCTTGTATAGTgatgtttgaaaataaaagaaagcaaaaacatCTAGGTAATGATCCTGTATTGACTGAGAGCATAATCAAGGTAGAGGAAGTCGAGCTTTATGGCGCCAACTTGCAAATTGACACAGAATGATGTGTCCCATTTAGTGTCATCAAAATATGTTACCAACATTATGCATTAAAGTACTAATAACTGGACCTAAGCCcaaagaagaaaaactagaagGCTACAACTTTGGGAGATTGAAATCCCAAACATCCTCAAGCAACAAGTGATCCAAGAAAGTTGGTTGTTGTTCAATGCTCATACAACAAAAAAATCCTCCCAAAGTTGGTTGTTTTCCATGTGTATCTGAAGCTGGTGCTTGAGGAGGATTCAATTGCTTTAGAGTTTTGCTTCACGATACACATGGAAAACAATCACTTGAGAATCAACCTCTACCTCCAACCTCCTTTATCCCTCTCTGCTTGGCAATGGAGACACATTGATAAACTCCTTCAACCTCCTCCCTAGTTTCTTAGCAAAACCTCAACTCCACCTTCCCCAATCATCTCTAATAACTCCTCCACAACTTGCAGGCCCATTAATTCCATGCACTGACCCATTTCTCCTTTCCACACAATTCACTTGCCGTGTCCAAATATCAAGTAAGCTAATTAGGATTGTTGCTACGCGCACCTAACACAATTGCTGGTATATCCAGCACCATAATGTGATTCCCGTTTTATTCTTCCGTAAAATTGATATGGATTGATCAATCTATATCCGTAAGCCTCATACGGATTGACCAATCCATATAAAGCTTATGGATTGTCCAATCCGTAAGTCTTATACGGATTAGACAAagttaattgtcacaaaatttattatctaaattttcatgcacattaaatatacattaaaaaatttaatgttatatacaaaaacattaattattttataacataattgatttattattcaattagaTAAAGCATTGTACTAATAATGTATTTGCACATTACACTATTAAGATTCGGTCTTACTATAAGACTTCATATTTCGTGAAACTATTTACACTTAATACTGAAATGATTGATGTTTTGATCATATCGTACCTACCTTGACCAAACCGTATCAGCTAATTAGACATGCTTTGTGAAGCTATTTGCACATTACACTATTAAGATTTGACCAAATTTGGCTAGAAGTTGAATTCTCACATATGATCAATTTTATCTTTCCATTATGAAAGGAGTCTAATCACGAATCAAGTTGtgtgtacatatttttattgtgttatcatattttattattttaaattttataattataacttttttcaattatagatttattaatattaattatataatttacttcttgtaaagtaaaaaacaaaacaccTGTGgcctttatttttagttcttatttatTACCAgtattaattttagaaaatataaatttgttgagattattttaatagtaaatatgctagatttaatttttaaaatttaaaatgagaaaatttgattttaactgttagattataatttaaaaaatgatgctaagattaaaattctaatttttcaagaaaaacaaaatttacataaaaaaagtcttttacaTCGATTGTACTAATTTATTAGATGCTAGGGAAAGtcagattttttaaattgattatcaaCACCTATCATAATAAAAGTTAACTTTTTGATGGATTTTTAGCTAGATTCTTTAAGTAAACTGATATTAAATGTTAACCCTGATCCAACCATTAAACTCACTCATGTGACCTAGGTTCTCCTCTGCAACTTCGTCCCCCAACTCTCTTTTCCGACCCCATTCTATTTGATCTCTATATTGCTCCCCAGCTTtctaaaatcaatttgattataatctcaattttataagaatttagGAATTAGCCAATTAGGGGGGAGTGGGAAATCTTGTTGATGATGCGTGTCATTGATATACCTCTCGCCTTTAGATCCTCAACCTAAGGAAATATCTTTTAGTCATAATATTAACTCGTGAAATTAAAATTCAGTTATAATAAAGTCATGTCAAGGTCTATATTAATATGGTACTGTATGTGAAATCATAAAGCTGAAATGAAGTACTGTATGTGAAATCATAGAGCTGAAATAATGAAGTAAAGGCTGCAGAATGCATTATTGCACgatgttttttattaaatttatttcagttcgtgaaagaaaatattgaacttAAGCTTAGAGAGGTGGAGAACGAGATGAGGACCTGTACAATTAAATTTAGAATCAGATAGAGAATCGGGTCAGTTTAGTGATTTTATCATAAGCGTTGGATTATAAtaagattaattatatatatatatatatatatatatatatatacacatatacactgTAGCTTAGGatttcataaactaattttaaaaaaataaaaatataaaaaaaatccaaactatAGTTCTCAATCATGTGTACGCATCACATtgcatattattatataaaaagcaTGCTTTTACAATATGCATGTGTGATAGAAAATCAAAAGGCAGAAGAATTTAAGAAACTAAGCTTCAACATCACGGGGGGATTCAGAAACTGGAACGCCAGTTGTCTTCTTCTGGACAGcaccatcatcatcaccatcatcattGTTTTCTCTGCAGCAGTAGCAAGCATATAGTATGAGCTGAACAAATCCAGAGACTACTCCAACACTGTTACTGATCTGCAAGAACAATATACAAAGGTAAAATGAGTAACAAAAGTTTCATTCAAGAACTACAATGATACAGAGAGAGTAGCGCAAGGTGAAAATTGTGAAGTAACTAATTACCAGAACAAACAGGTCGAAGGGGTGGATGAGTGCATAAGTTGTCCAGCACGCACCATTAAGGAAGTTAGTCAGGGAGAGCCAGAATGGCATGTATTTCACGCTCTTGGTTTTGATAACCTTAAACTGCTCATTATTTATACCATGACCTTTATAAGTTTAAGTGAAAATTTTGCGTAAGGTAAGTTATTAGGTATGGGATATAGTTATAGAAATTCAAGACTTACCATGATTGTAAGAGGAGAGACATACATCATGATATTGAAGAAATCACAGATAACACCAATCATTAACGACCTATGCTTGCCATGCACTGCCAGCATTGTTATAAGAACAATGGCAGCAAAGAAAATAGCCTCGATGAGAAGACAAATCAGTAGCTTTTTCTGAAGATAGGGAAGAAATTAACAGTGAGTAGCAGAACAGGAAGAATAATAGTAGTATATGGCTGCATAAGCATGATGCTGggcattttatcttttaaacatTCATTAACTAAGCAACTCAATTTGGGACTTCAAAACTGAttgaatttaagaaaagaaaaaaaatggaaaataaaagtttatttaatgaaatcgATTGTGTTTTTGTTGCTATTAAAGTATCTCTCTTTCTGTCGATTTAGCAGTTAAAAAATAGGTATGCATTTCTGTAATAGTATATTTTACACAAAAACTATTTTCTCTGTTGTCTgtacaaatataaaaagtacagAAAGTTGCTTTCATAATTCGTATCAACCATGAAGCATCAACTAAGCagggaaaaaagaagaatcagaAAAGTTAAATTTCCACTTAATTAAGGGATTATTAACGTACACATCAcacgaaataaataaattatgaaaggaTACAAACAGGGTATAATTTTCAATGTATTTTATACTATATATAACTTAATCATCCATACTGAAAAGGTTTACGAGTATACTTAAAATCGacattaattaacaattttaaaataaagagtaTTATCATTTCTCACAAGTCATATCAATACATAGGCAAGCAAAACTGC encodes the following:
- the LOC114398352 gene encoding bidirectional sugar transporter SWEET5-like — protein: MCLCCLLINLRFFYAGNVISFGLFLSPAPTFYKIIKNKAVEEFKPDPYIATVLNCAFWVFYGMPFIHPHSILVVTINGIGLVFEFVYLTIFFTYATNKGRKKLLICLLIEAIFFAAIVLITMLAVHGKHRSLMIGVICDFFNIMMYVSPLTIMFKVIKTKSVKYMPFWLSLTNFLNGACWTTYALIHPFDLFVLISNSVGVVSGFVQLILYACYCCRENNDDGDDDGAVQKKTTGVPVSESPRDVEA